One Bradyrhizobium manausense DNA segment encodes these proteins:
- a CDS encoding DUF4142 domain-containing protein has translation MKRTVIAFACVLLAGPALAQSLGEKTGVNSALGVAPATADFVKEVAVSDMFEIESSKLAEQKGNAQEKSFAQQMVTDHTKTSGELKALVGDGKVQATLPTALDSSHQSKLDKLKAASGKDFSTDYNSYQVSAHEDAISLFDRYAKGGDNSTLKDWADKTLPALRHHLDMAKELGRAPSVGQSK, from the coding sequence ATGAAACGTACCGTCATCGCCTTTGCCTGCGTACTTCTCGCAGGCCCAGCTCTCGCCCAGTCGCTCGGTGAAAAGACCGGCGTCAATTCGGCATTGGGTGTCGCACCGGCCACCGCCGACTTCGTCAAGGAGGTCGCTGTCAGCGACATGTTCGAGATCGAATCGAGCAAGCTCGCCGAGCAGAAGGGCAACGCCCAGGAGAAGAGCTTCGCGCAGCAGATGGTCACCGACCACACCAAGACCAGCGGCGAGCTCAAGGCTCTCGTCGGGGACGGCAAGGTGCAGGCTACGTTACCGACGGCGCTCGACAGTTCGCACCAGAGCAAGCTCGACAAGCTCAAGGCTGCCTCCGGCAAGGATTTCAGCACGGACTACAACTCCTACCAGGTCAGCGCGCACGAGGACGCGATCTCCCTGTTCGATCGCTACGCCAAGGGCGGCGACAATTCCACGCTGAAGGATTGGGCCGACAAGACGCTGCCGGCCCTCAGGCATCATCTCGACATGGCCAAGGAGCTCGGCAGGGCGCCGAGCGTCGGACAGTCGAAATAG
- a CDS encoding PRC-barrel domain-containing protein, whose protein sequence is MLNQGELDRSEMGRLIGSDKVEGTSVYGADRNKIGSIERVMIDKVSGKVSYAVLGFGGFLGLGNDHYPLPWQSLKYDTGLGGYVTGITAKSLEGAPKYAERSDWNWGDDAAMRGINAYYGVPFA, encoded by the coding sequence ATGTTGAATCAAGGCGAACTGGACCGCAGCGAGATGGGCCGGTTGATCGGCAGCGACAAGGTCGAGGGAACATCGGTCTACGGTGCCGACCGCAACAAGATTGGCTCGATCGAACGCGTGATGATCGACAAGGTCAGCGGCAAGGTATCCTACGCCGTGCTCGGCTTCGGCGGATTTTTGGGCCTCGGCAACGACCACTATCCCTTGCCGTGGCAATCGCTGAAATATGACACCGGGCTCGGTGGCTATGTCACCGGGATCACGGCCAAGTCGCTCGAAGGCGCGCCGAAATACGCCGAGCGCAGCGATTGGAACTGGGGTGATGACGCCGCCATGCGCGGCATCAACGCCTATTACGGCGTTCCCTTCGCTTGA
- a CDS encoding HlyD family secretion protein codes for MDAQTRERGPSAEQPQKAEAPKNSSDPKQQTKDQSGKPDKTPSFRERLAEHWLLATVAVIVLIAALVGGLLYWLEVRHYESTDDAFVAARSFSVASKVGGYVTDIAVTDNQHVKAGDLLARIDERDYRIAVDQAAAQVEVSRANIANVEAQIDSQQEQIKQAQAQLEQAQAQLQFSQEEFKRAEDLVEKGAGTVQRQQQTRSDLQAQQANTDRNRTAVAVAQVGIKTLQAQLEGAKAQLQQSQAQLDQARLNLQYTSVVAAQSGRVVKLSGAKGTYVTAGQSLMMFVPDDVWIVANYKETQLADMRPGQPVEIRIDAYPGLKLTGHVDSVQPGSGTAFSLLPAENATGNYVKVVQRVPVKILVDNWPADLPVGPGMSVVPWTRVR; via the coding sequence GTGGATGCTCAAACCCGGGAGCGTGGGCCATCCGCGGAGCAGCCGCAGAAGGCGGAAGCTCCAAAGAATTCGTCCGATCCCAAGCAACAGACGAAGGACCAGTCCGGGAAGCCGGACAAAACCCCGTCGTTCCGCGAGCGGCTTGCGGAGCACTGGCTGCTTGCGACCGTCGCCGTCATTGTGCTGATCGCAGCGCTGGTCGGCGGTCTGCTGTATTGGCTCGAGGTCCGCCACTATGAGTCCACTGACGATGCCTTCGTCGCTGCGCGCAGCTTCTCGGTGGCTTCGAAGGTCGGCGGCTACGTGACCGACATTGCGGTCACGGACAACCAGCATGTCAAGGCCGGCGATCTCCTCGCCAGGATCGACGAGCGCGACTATCGCATCGCCGTTGATCAGGCTGCGGCGCAGGTCGAGGTCTCCAGGGCCAACATCGCCAATGTCGAGGCGCAGATCGATTCCCAGCAGGAGCAGATCAAGCAGGCCCAGGCCCAGCTCGAGCAGGCACAGGCCCAGCTCCAGTTCTCGCAGGAAGAATTCAAACGCGCGGAAGATCTGGTCGAGAAGGGCGCCGGTACCGTGCAGCGTCAACAGCAGACCCGCTCCGATCTCCAGGCCCAGCAAGCCAACACGGATCGTAACAGGACCGCGGTGGCCGTTGCACAAGTCGGCATCAAGACGCTGCAAGCCCAGCTCGAAGGTGCCAAGGCGCAGCTTCAGCAGTCGCAGGCACAGCTCGACCAGGCCAGGCTGAACCTGCAATACACCAGCGTCGTCGCTGCGCAGTCCGGCCGCGTCGTCAAGCTCTCCGGCGCCAAGGGCACGTACGTTACGGCTGGGCAGAGCCTGATGATGTTCGTGCCCGACGATGTCTGGATCGTCGCCAACTACAAGGAGACCCAGCTTGCCGACATGCGGCCGGGACAGCCGGTCGAGATTCGCATCGACGCCTATCCCGGGCTCAAATTGACCGGCCATGTCGATTCCGTGCAGCCGGGCTCCGGCACCGCCTTCAGCCTGCTGCCGGCGGAGAACGCCACCGGCAACTACGTCAAGGTGGTGCAGCGCGTGCCGGTGAAGATCCTGGTCGACAATTGGCCGGCTGATCTGCCTGTCGGTCCCGGCATGTCGGTCGTGCCCTGGACCAGGGTGCGATGA
- a CDS encoding DHA2 family efflux MFS transporter permease subunit, with translation MTDATQDGASAGGWSPERSAAGGHNPYLIAFVVSIATFMEVLDTTIANVALRHIAGGLAIGLDESTYVITSYLVANAIVLSISGWLSTVIGRKRFYMMCVATFSVASLLCGLAWNLEALVLFRIIQGLGGGGMATSEQAILADSFPPQKRGQAFAIYGVAVVVAPVIGPTLGGWITDTYSWHWVFLINVPMGMLSLFLVGTLVKEPSGAEEEREKLLSKGLRVDYVGFVLVAIGLGSLEYVLDEGQRNDWFGSNMIIIFAVLSAVSLLALIPWELTREDPIVDLRLLGRRQFGACFLVMLGTGAVLISTTQLLPQLLQTELSYTALLAGLALSPGGVATLVLMPVVGRLVATVQPKYLIMTGAAIVALSMWHLTGINGDITYGYAALSRIFLALGLPFLFLPVTTASYDGVPPDKTNQASALINVARNIGGSMGVALAQTILAQRQQFHQSRLIEHAAPSDLGYQQTIDAVTRYFQAQGSNASDAASQAVAWVGHTLQQQVDFLAYIDVFWILAIIAVLMIPTAAVLRPIDLGAPARGH, from the coding sequence ATGACCGACGCCACGCAAGACGGCGCATCCGCCGGAGGCTGGTCGCCGGAGCGCTCGGCGGCCGGCGGGCATAATCCGTATCTCATCGCTTTCGTCGTCTCGATCGCGACCTTCATGGAGGTGCTCGACACCACCATCGCCAATGTCGCGCTGCGCCACATCGCGGGCGGGCTCGCGATCGGCCTCGACGAAAGCACCTACGTCATCACCAGCTACCTCGTCGCCAACGCCATCGTGCTGTCGATCTCCGGCTGGCTGTCGACGGTGATCGGGCGCAAGCGCTTCTACATGATGTGCGTGGCGACGTTCTCGGTGGCTTCGCTGTTATGTGGTCTCGCCTGGAATCTCGAGGCGCTGGTGCTGTTCCGGATCATTCAGGGCCTCGGCGGCGGCGGCATGGCCACCAGCGAGCAGGCGATCCTTGCCGACTCCTTTCCACCGCAGAAGCGGGGACAGGCCTTTGCCATCTACGGCGTCGCCGTGGTGGTCGCGCCTGTGATTGGTCCGACGCTTGGCGGCTGGATCACTGATACCTACAGCTGGCACTGGGTGTTCCTGATCAACGTGCCCATGGGAATGCTTTCGCTGTTCCTGGTCGGCACGCTGGTCAAGGAGCCGTCGGGCGCGGAGGAGGAGCGGGAGAAGCTGCTGAGCAAGGGTCTGCGCGTCGACTATGTCGGGTTCGTGCTCGTCGCGATCGGCCTCGGCTCACTCGAATACGTCCTCGATGAAGGCCAGCGCAACGACTGGTTCGGCTCCAACATGATCATCATCTTCGCGGTGCTGTCGGCTGTGTCGCTGCTCGCGCTGATCCCGTGGGAGCTGACGCGCGAGGATCCCATCGTTGATCTTCGCCTGCTTGGCCGGCGTCAGTTCGGTGCCTGCTTTCTCGTCATGCTCGGCACCGGCGCAGTGCTGATTTCGACCACGCAGCTTCTGCCGCAGCTCCTTCAGACCGAGCTGAGCTACACGGCGTTGTTGGCCGGCCTCGCTCTGTCGCCTGGCGGCGTCGCAACTCTGGTGCTGATGCCCGTGGTCGGCCGCCTCGTCGCCACGGTACAGCCGAAATACCTCATCATGACGGGCGCCGCCATTGTCGCGCTGTCGATGTGGCATCTGACCGGGATCAACGGCGACATCACCTACGGCTATGCGGCGTTGTCGCGCATCTTCCTGGCACTCGGTCTGCCCTTCCTGTTCCTGCCGGTGACGACGGCGTCGTATGACGGCGTGCCGCCTGACAAGACCAACCAGGCTTCGGCGCTGATCAATGTCGCCCGCAATATCGGGGGCTCCATGGGCGTGGCGCTGGCGCAGACCATTCTGGCGCAACGTCAGCAATTCCATCAGAGCCGGCTGATCGAGCACGCCGCGCCGTCCGACCTCGGCTACCAGCAGACCATCGATGCGGTGACGCGCTACTTCCAGGCCCAGGGCTCGAATGCGAGCGACGCGGCATCGCAGGCCGTCGCCTGGGTCGGCCACACTTTGCAGCAGCAGGTCGATTTCCTCGCCTATATCGACGTTTTCTGGATACTCGCGATCATCGCCGTGCTGATGATTCCCACGGCGGCCGTGTTGCGCCCCATCGATCTCGGCGCGCCCGCCCGGGGGCATTGA
- a CDS encoding winged helix-turn-helix transcriptional regulator, protein MRWDTLDEEPCSLSRTVAVVGDRWTLLILRECFLRVRRFEAFQSSLQITRHLLSERLKKLVRFGILRRVPYSESPKRYEYILTQKGLDLYPVIMAMVHWGDTHMGDERGRPLLHEHKTCGKQFDPVMVCSECGEPLHAKQVHVHAGPGRTEAVG, encoded by the coding sequence ATGAGGTGGGATACGCTGGACGAGGAGCCCTGCTCGCTCTCCCGCACCGTCGCCGTGGTCGGCGATCGCTGGACGCTTCTCATCCTGCGCGAATGTTTTCTGCGGGTGCGCCGCTTCGAAGCGTTTCAATCCTCGCTCCAGATCACGCGACATCTGCTGTCGGAGCGGCTGAAGAAGCTGGTGCGCTTCGGCATCCTGCGCCGCGTCCCCTATTCCGAGTCGCCCAAGCGCTACGAATACATCCTCACCCAAAAGGGCCTCGACCTCTATCCTGTCATCATGGCGATGGTGCATTGGGGCGACACCCACATGGGCGACGAGCGCGGCCGGCCGCTGCTGCACGAGCACAAGACTTGCGGCAAGCAGTTCGACCCGGTGATGGTGTGTTCCGAATGCGGCGAGCCGTTGCATGCGAAACAGGTGCATGTGCATGCGGGACCGGGACGGACGGAAGCGGTGGGGTGA
- a CDS encoding SDR family oxidoreductase, translating to MPKRNATVAVIGAGDYIGAEIARKFAAEGFSIYAGRRNGDKLAPLVKDIEAAGGEIHARSLDARKEEEVISFLSDADKHAPLEVCIFNVGANVNFPILDTTERVFRKVWEMACYSGFLAGREAARLMLPRGGGNIFFTGATASLRGGSGFAAFASAKFGLRAVGQAMARELGPKNIHVAHLIIDSGVDTAWVRERREQLWGKEALENPDLLMPPSSVADAYWQLYQQPRSAWTFEMEIRPFGEKW from the coding sequence TTGCCCAAGCGAAACGCGACCGTGGCCGTGATCGGGGCTGGTGATTACATCGGCGCCGAGATTGCCAGGAAATTCGCCGCCGAAGGCTTTTCGATCTATGCGGGCCGTCGCAACGGCGACAAGCTCGCGCCGCTCGTGAAGGACATCGAGGCCGCCGGCGGCGAGATCCACGCGCGCTCGCTCGACGCGCGCAAGGAGGAAGAGGTGATCTCCTTCCTTAGCGATGCCGACAAGCATGCGCCGCTGGAGGTTTGCATCTTCAATGTCGGCGCCAACGTCAACTTCCCGATCCTCGACACCACCGAGCGCGTGTTCCGCAAGGTCTGGGAGATGGCCTGCTATTCCGGCTTCCTCGCCGGGCGCGAGGCGGCGCGGCTGATGCTGCCGCGCGGCGGCGGCAACATCTTCTTCACCGGCGCGACCGCGTCCTTGCGCGGCGGCAGTGGCTTTGCGGCGTTCGCCAGCGCCAAGTTCGGCCTCCGCGCCGTGGGACAGGCAATGGCGCGCGAACTCGGGCCGAAGAACATCCACGTCGCCCATCTCATCATCGATTCCGGCGTCGACACGGCCTGGGTGCGGGAGCGCCGGGAGCAGCTCTGGGGCAAGGAAGCGCTCGAAAACCCTGATCTCTTGATGCCGCCATCATCGGTGGCGGATGCCTATTGGCAACTCTATCAGCAGCCGAGGAGTGCCTGGACCTTCGAGATGGAAATCCGCCCGTTCGGCGAGAAATGGTGA
- a CDS encoding NAD(P)H-dependent flavin oxidoreductase produces the protein MKTAITELFGIEHPIIQGGMHFVGFAELAAAVSNAGGLGIITGLTQKTPELLAKEIARCRDMTDKPFGVNLTFLPTFAAPPYPEYIAAIVEGGIKAVETAGRSPEQYMPALKAAGIKVIHKCTSVRHSLKAERIGCDAVSVDGFECGGHPGEDDIPNMILLPRAAEELKIPFVASGGMADGRSLVAALSLGAAGMNMGTRFIATREAPVHQNVKNALVAATELDTRLIMRALRNTERVLKNANVDRLLEIEREKGAKLTIDDIHDQVAGVYPRIMLDGQMDAGAWSCGMVAGLIHDIPSCKELVDRIMVEAEQIIRNRLIGFLDGTGATRKVA, from the coding sequence GTGAAGACCGCGATCACCGAACTGTTCGGCATCGAGCATCCCATCATCCAGGGCGGCATGCATTTCGTCGGCTTTGCCGAGCTGGCCGCCGCTGTCTCCAATGCCGGTGGGCTCGGCATCATCACCGGTCTCACGCAGAAGACGCCGGAGCTGCTTGCGAAGGAGATCGCGCGCTGCCGTGACATGACCGACAAGCCGTTCGGTGTGAACCTCACCTTCCTGCCGACCTTCGCGGCGCCGCCCTATCCGGAATATATCGCGGCGATCGTCGAGGGCGGCATCAAGGCGGTGGAGACCGCGGGTCGCAGTCCGGAGCAATACATGCCGGCGCTGAAGGCGGCCGGCATCAAGGTGATCCACAAATGCACCTCGGTGCGGCACTCGCTGAAGGCCGAGCGGATCGGCTGCGATGCCGTCAGCGTCGACGGCTTCGAGTGCGGCGGCCATCCCGGCGAGGACGACATTCCCAACATGATCCTGCTGCCTCGCGCGGCGGAGGAGTTGAAGATTCCGTTCGTGGCCTCCGGCGGCATGGCCGACGGGCGCAGCCTCGTTGCGGCGCTGTCGCTCGGCGCGGCCGGTATGAACATGGGCACGCGCTTCATCGCCACCAGGGAAGCGCCGGTCCATCAGAACGTGAAGAACGCGCTCGTCGCGGCGACCGAGCTCGACACCCGCCTGATCATGCGCGCGCTGCGCAACACCGAGCGTGTATTGAAGAACGCCAATGTCGACCGTCTGCTCGAGATCGAGCGCGAGAAGGGCGCCAAGCTGACCATCGACGACATTCACGACCAGGTCGCCGGCGTTTATCCCAGGATCATGCTGGACGGGCAGATGGATGCAGGCGCCTGGAGCTGCGGCATGGTCGCAGGCCTCATTCACGACATCCCCTCCTGCAAGGAACTCGTGGATCGGATCATGGTCGAGGCGGAACAAATCATCCGCAACAGGCTGATTGGGTTCCTGGATGGGACGGGTGCGACGCGAAAAGTCGCCTGA
- a CDS encoding aldo/keto reductase produces the protein MDNLKTQGISMPKLGLGTFRMQGDVCRDAVESALSIGYRHIDTAEMYANEEAIGAALAAASVPRGELHVTTKVWHENLAPDAIRRAFDASLKKLRLDHVDLYLVHWPSKSANWGAVFETLMKLKEEGHTRAIGVANFTTALLKIAVEDVKAPIACNQVEYHAMLDQSKLLAYLNARSIPLVAYCPLAQGRFASDPVLAEIGAKHNASAAQVALKWLLDQDGVAAIPKASRRESQQANLDALKVTLDDADRKKIAALPKDKRCVNPGFAPAWD, from the coding sequence ATGGACAATTTGAAAACGCAGGGCATCAGCATGCCCAAGCTCGGCCTCGGCACTTTTCGCATGCAGGGCGACGTCTGCCGCGATGCGGTCGAGAGCGCGCTGTCGATCGGCTATCGCCATATCGACACAGCCGAAATGTATGCCAACGAGGAGGCCATCGGTGCAGCGCTCGCGGCGGCCTCGGTGCCGCGTGGCGAGCTGCACGTCACGACAAAGGTCTGGCACGAGAACCTGGCGCCGGACGCGATCCGCCGCGCCTTCGACGCCAGCCTGAAGAAGCTCAGGCTCGACCATGTCGATCTCTATCTCGTGCACTGGCCGTCGAAGTCGGCGAACTGGGGTGCGGTGTTCGAGACCTTGATGAAGCTCAAGGAGGAGGGGCATACGCGCGCAATCGGCGTTGCCAATTTCACCACGGCGCTGCTCAAGATCGCGGTCGAGGACGTCAAGGCGCCGATCGCCTGCAACCAGGTCGAATATCACGCGATGCTGGATCAGTCGAAGCTGCTGGCCTATCTGAACGCCAGGTCGATCCCGCTCGTCGCCTATTGCCCGCTCGCGCAGGGGCGCTTTGCGTCGGACCCGGTGCTCGCCGAGATCGGCGCGAAGCACAATGCAAGCGCTGCGCAAGTGGCGTTGAAATGGCTGCTCGATCAGGACGGCGTGGCCGCGATCCCGAAGGCGTCACGCCGCGAGAGCCAGCAGGCCAATCTGGATGCGCTGAAAGTCACGCTTGACGATGCCGATCGCAAGAAGATCGCGGCGCTGCCCAAGGACAAGCGATGCGTCAATCCTGGCTTCGCGCCGGCCTGGGACTAG
- a CDS encoding helix-turn-helix domain-containing protein, which translates to MLNQLMDFAGEVLPGSCAVPPYSETAFLAELGERLKSSRARCELSRRELARRSGISARYIAQIEAGKGNVSIVLLLRLASAIHGSRPRAP; encoded by the coding sequence ATGCTGAACCAGTTGATGGATTTCGCGGGCGAGGTGCTGCCGGGAAGCTGTGCCGTGCCGCCTTATTCCGAGACTGCATTTCTGGCCGAGCTCGGCGAGCGCTTGAAATCTTCACGCGCCCGCTGCGAGCTGTCCCGCCGGGAGCTGGCGCGTCGCTCCGGGATTTCGGCGCGTTACATCGCGCAGATCGAGGCCGGCAAGGGTAACGTCTCGATCGTCCTGCTGCTGCGGCTGGCCTCCGCGATCCATGGTAGCCGGCCCCGGGCGCCCTAA
- a CDS encoding PLP-dependent aminotransferase family protein, whose translation MTSSFDFAPLFPAGLPAPSARWTGLAKYSFVGGNNDSEQLPLDELIEAANHALQREGRSLATYGLAHGPQGYLPLREFLVAKLKRDAGISCTVDDLMIVSGSLQALDLVNATLLTRGDTVIFEQESYQGSLTRLARLGVNVVGVPLDQDGMRMDVLASTLADLKSRGIRPKYIYTIPTVQNPTGSIMPESRRAELVRLSAEYGVPVFEDDCYADLVWSGQRPPAIYAMSPNGGVIHIGSFSKSIAPALRVGFIVAPWDVMSRMLALKTDAGSGALEQMVLANYCRPHFASHVPALTKALRTKLDTLMEALNEQFGTAAEFEEPKGGIFLWVKLPDQVDTLKLYQAALAAGVSINPGPEWSTNKGHSSSRLRLCFASPSHQQIREGVAVLAEVCRKEFGVPARSANVEKRA comes from the coding sequence ATGACGTCCAGCTTCGATTTCGCGCCCCTGTTTCCCGCAGGGCTGCCGGCCCCTTCTGCGCGCTGGACGGGCCTTGCCAAATACAGCTTCGTCGGCGGCAACAACGATTCCGAGCAGCTGCCGCTCGACGAACTGATCGAGGCCGCCAATCACGCCCTGCAACGCGAGGGCCGGTCGCTCGCCACCTACGGGTTGGCACACGGCCCGCAGGGCTATTTGCCCCTGCGCGAATTCCTGGTGGCAAAACTGAAGCGCGATGCCGGCATCAGCTGCACGGTCGACGACCTCATGATCGTGTCCGGCTCGCTGCAGGCGCTCGATCTCGTCAACGCGACGCTGCTGACCCGCGGCGACACCGTGATCTTCGAGCAGGAAAGCTATCAGGGCTCGCTGACCCGCCTCGCGCGGCTCGGCGTCAATGTGGTCGGCGTCCCGCTCGACCAGGACGGCATGCGGATGGACGTGCTGGCCTCGACGCTGGCCGATCTGAAGAGCCGCGGCATCCGTCCAAAGTACATCTACACGATTCCGACCGTGCAGAATCCGACCGGCAGCATTATGCCGGAAAGCCGCCGCGCCGAATTGGTGCGGTTGTCGGCCGAATACGGCGTGCCTGTCTTCGAGGATGATTGCTATGCCGACCTCGTCTGGTCGGGACAACGGCCGCCGGCGATCTACGCCATGAGCCCGAACGGCGGCGTGATCCATATCGGCTCGTTCTCGAAATCGATCGCACCGGCACTGCGCGTCGGCTTCATCGTGGCGCCCTGGGATGTGATGTCGCGGATGCTGGCGCTGAAAACGGATGCGGGCTCCGGCGCGCTGGAGCAGATGGTGCTCGCCAATTATTGCCGGCCGCATTTCGCAAGCCACGTACCGGCGCTGACGAAAGCGCTGCGCACCAAGCTCGACACGCTGATGGAGGCCCTCAACGAGCAGTTCGGGACCGCGGCCGAGTTCGAGGAACCCAAGGGCGGCATCTTCCTGTGGGTGAAGCTGCCCGACCAGGTCGATACGCTCAAACTCTACCAGGCCGCGCTGGCCGCCGGCGTCTCGATCAATCCAGGACCGGAATGGTCGACCAACAAGGGTCATTCCAGCTCGCGCCTGCGGCTATGCTTTGCGAGCCCTTCGCATCAGCAGATCCGCGAGGGCGTCGCCGTGCTGGCCGAGGTCTGCCGCAAGGAGTTCGGCGTGCCCGCTCGCAGCGCCAACGTGGAGAAGAGAGCCTAA
- a CDS encoding DUF3124 domain-containing protein translates to MLLCLFAAGTAAAQPKVNLEQTFADSLTAMPKEELAVSGGFYVPAYSSVAMSQGRLRVDFSVTLSVHNASETQPLVVRRIAYFDTAGKQVESYLKAPVAVKPLATVSIFIPTDDVRGGTGANFIVDWAATGEIAEPVVEALMVGGVANAHYAFISQGRPTRTAGKK, encoded by the coding sequence ATGCTGCTATGCCTCTTCGCCGCCGGGACTGCGGCCGCCCAGCCCAAGGTGAACCTCGAACAGACCTTCGCCGATTCGCTCACCGCGATGCCGAAGGAGGAACTCGCCGTTTCCGGCGGCTTCTACGTGCCGGCCTATTCCAGCGTCGCGATGAGCCAGGGCAGGCTGCGGGTCGATTTTTCGGTGACGCTGAGCGTCCACAATGCCTCCGAGACGCAGCCGCTGGTGGTCCGGCGCATCGCCTATTTCGACACCGCCGGCAAGCAGGTCGAGAGCTATCTGAAGGCGCCGGTCGCCGTGAAGCCGCTCGCCACCGTCTCGATCTTCATTCCGACCGACGACGTGCGCGGCGGGACCGGGGCCAACTTCATCGTCGATTGGGCGGCCACGGGCGAAATCGCCGAGCCGGTGGTCGAGGCCCTGATGGTTGGCGGCGTCGCCAATGCGCACTACGCTTTCATCAGCCAGGGTCGTCCGACCAGGACGGCCGGCAAGAAGTAA
- a CDS encoding cation:proton antiporter yields the protein MHELIRDISLCILFAWMLGLLAHFSRQPLILAYLIAGFCIGPFGAGWVKSQESISVISELGLIFMLFMIGLEIDLKKIVRAGKVILFAAGGQLIGGCLLGILFFAGLGLSLGGGHFDALYLCIACALSSTVIIVKVLYEKRELDTLPGRITLGVLVLQDIFAILFLAVQPSLANLQVGVILLSIGRVAVLVTAALLISRYVLPRLFHQIARRPELILLGALAWCFLVAETAEQLSLSREMGALIAGVSLSTFPYALDVTAKVTTLRDFFITLFFVALGMTIPVPGVSVIGLALMIAAFTVVSRLVTTFTPLYLMKQGLRASLLPAINLAQISEFSLVVIQTGVADNHIAPETANAASFAFVVLAVLSTFVMTRSDEITRWAIGPLKRLGLRDLDHGNGHADEGHGGGHGEARRIVILGFFRAASALLAEIERQAPVLLEQITVIDFNPNVYQTLLSRGLHVVYGDISSADTLLHAGIGKSEMIILSVPDALLKGASNEKLVRHVRTLNPNALIVATADLLSDVGELYAAGASYVTVTRLSDAHELFTVIEAAQAGLLADKRTELDQRLDERREVLP from the coding sequence ATGCACGAGCTCATTCGCGACATTTCTCTCTGTATTCTGTTTGCCTGGATGCTGGGCCTGCTCGCCCATTTTTCCCGGCAACCGCTGATCCTGGCCTACCTTATCGCCGGCTTCTGCATAGGTCCATTCGGCGCCGGTTGGGTCAAATCGCAGGAATCGATCAGCGTCATCTCCGAACTCGGCCTGATCTTCATGCTGTTCATGATCGGGCTCGAGATCGACCTGAAGAAGATCGTGCGGGCGGGCAAGGTGATCCTGTTCGCAGCCGGCGGCCAGCTTATCGGCGGCTGCCTGCTCGGCATCCTGTTCTTTGCAGGGCTGGGCTTGTCGCTCGGCGGCGGCCATTTCGACGCCCTCTATCTCTGCATCGCCTGCGCGCTGTCCTCGACCGTCATCATCGTCAAGGTGCTCTACGAGAAGCGCGAGCTCGACACTCTACCTGGCCGCATCACGCTCGGCGTGCTGGTACTTCAGGACATCTTCGCCATCCTGTTCCTGGCGGTGCAGCCAAGCCTTGCGAACCTGCAAGTCGGCGTCATCCTGCTGTCGATCGGTCGCGTCGCGGTGCTCGTCACAGCCGCGCTGCTGATCAGCCGCTACGTGCTGCCGCGCCTGTTCCACCAGATCGCCCGCCGTCCGGAGTTGATCCTGCTCGGGGCTCTCGCCTGGTGCTTCCTCGTCGCCGAGACCGCCGAGCAGCTTTCGCTTTCGCGCGAGATGGGCGCCCTGATCGCCGGCGTCTCGCTCTCGACGTTTCCCTACGCGCTCGACGTCACGGCCAAGGTTACGACTCTCCGCGACTTCTTCATCACGCTGTTCTTCGTCGCGCTGGGCATGACCATTCCGGTCCCGGGCGTGTCGGTGATCGGGCTGGCCCTGATGATTGCCGCGTTCACGGTGGTGAGCCGCCTCGTCACCACCTTCACGCCGCTCTATCTGATGAAGCAGGGCCTGCGCGCGAGTCTGCTGCCTGCGATCAATCTGGCGCAGATCTCCGAGTTCTCGCTGGTGGTGATCCAGACCGGCGTCGCGGACAATCACATCGCGCCGGAGACGGCGAATGCGGCTTCGTTCGCCTTCGTCGTGCTGGCGGTCCTCTCGACCTTCGTCATGACCCGCAGCGACGAGATCACCCGCTGGGCCATCGGCCCGCTCAAGCGGCTTGGCCTGCGCGATCTCGACCATGGCAACGGCCATGCTGATGAGGGGCACGGGGGTGGCCATGGCGAGGCGCGCCGCATCGTCATCCTCGGCTTTTTCCGTGCGGCGAGCGCACTGCTGGCAGAAATCGAACGGCAGGCGCCGGTGCTGCTGGAGCAGATCACGGTGATCGACTTCAACCCCAATGTGTACCAGACCCTGCTTTCGCGCGGTCTGCACGTGGTCTATGGCGACATCAGCAGCGCCGACACGCTGCTCCATGCCGGGATCGGCAAATCCGAGATGATCATCCTCAGCGTGCCGGATGCGCTGTTGAAGGGCGCGAGCAACGAGAAGCTGGTCCGCCACGTCCGCACCCTCAACCCAAATGCCCTGATCGTCGCCACGGCCGATCTCCTCTCCGATGTCGGCGAGCTCTACGCGGCCGGCGCCAGCTACGTCACCGTGACCCGGCTCAGCGACGCCCATGAATTGTTTACGGTGATCGAGGCCGCCCAGGCCGGCCTGCTGGCTGACAAGCGCACCGAGCTCGACCAGCGGCTCGACGAGCGGCGCGAAGTGTTGCCCTGA